The Deltaproteobacteria bacterium genome includes the window CCCCCACCGCCGCCTGGGCGGGCTGCTCCGCTTCGTGCCGGAGCAGCTTCGGGCCTATGCCCGCGGCGAGACGCAGCCGCGCGCGGTGGGCTTGCTCGAGCACGTCCAGCCTCGGGGTTGCCAGTGAG containing:
- a CDS encoding helix-turn-helix domain-containing protein → MTDEALWTANEVAGYLKVSRSWVYLHVESGDLPHRRLGGLLRFVPEQLRAYARGETQPRAVGLLEHVQPRGCQ